One Chryseobacterium indoltheticum DNA segment encodes these proteins:
- a CDS encoding twin-arginine translocase TatA/TatE family subunit yields MYTLTILALSWQHILIVAIILLLLFGGKKIPELMRGMGSGIKEFKDAIKEEDKPEAKTTENHPSSNNPNSNL; encoded by the coding sequence ATGTATACATTAACAATACTCGCGTTATCTTGGCAGCACATCCTTATCGTTGCTATCATCCTTTTATTGCTTTTCGGAGGTAAAAAAATCCCTGAATTGATGAGAGGTATGGGTTCTGGAATCAAAGAATTTAAAGATGCTATCAAAGAAGAAGATAAACCGGAAGCAAAAACTACGGAAAATCATCCTTCAAGTAACAACCCAAACAGCAACTTATAA
- a CDS encoding DUF4254 domain-containing protein, with protein sequence MNFTDTAWKIFNQSIEDYHVLDSVDTPVKNPFETETLERILYAKNWIDTVQWHLEDIIRDENIDPTDALQLKRTIDSSNQKRTDLVEYIDSWFLDKYKNITPKSDAKINTETPAWAVDRLSILALKVYHMSLEANRESASEEHRQNCQAKLDVLLTQKEDLSTSITQLLTDIENGDVKMKVYKQMKMYNDESLNPILYQKDQK encoded by the coding sequence ATGAACTTCACCGATACTGCCTGGAAGATCTTCAACCAATCAATTGAAGATTATCATGTATTAGACAGCGTTGATACACCTGTAAAAAATCCTTTTGAAACCGAGACTTTGGAACGGATTTTGTATGCTAAAAACTGGATTGATACCGTTCAATGGCATTTGGAAGATATTATTAGAGATGAAAATATAGATCCAACTGATGCTCTGCAACTAAAGAGGACAATAGATTCTTCAAATCAAAAGAGAACCGATTTGGTAGAATATATAGACAGTTGGTTTTTAGATAAATACAAAAATATTACGCCTAAATCTGATGCAAAAATAAATACTGAAACTCCAGCTTGGGCTGTTGACAGATTATCTATTTTAGCACTAAAGGTTTATCATATGTCGTTAGAAGCCAACAGAGAATCTGCTTCAGAAGAGCACCGTCAAAATTGCCAGGCAAAATTGGATGTGCTACTTACTCAAAAAGAAGATTTGTCGACTTCAATAACTCAATTACTTACAGATATTGAAAACGGTGATGTTAAGATGAAAGTGTACAAACAAATGAAAATGTACAATGATGAAAGTCTTAACCCAATCCTTTACCAAAAGGATCAAAAATGA